One region of Mycolicibacterium lutetiense genomic DNA includes:
- the nuoL gene encoding NADH-quinone oxidoreductase subunit L, with product MTIPVWLLIALPSAGAAMLLLSGRRSDRWGHLLGCATALGAFAVGAVLFAQMLGRHDEHRAVQESLFSWVPAAGLQVDFGLQLDQLSVCFVLLITGVGSLIHIYSIGYMAHDPDRRRFFAYLNLFLAAMLLLVLADNYLGLYAGWEGVGLASYLLIGFWSHKPSAAAAAKKAFVVNRVGDMGLVIALMIMFAAVGSISFAGVFSAAPALGENTLTAMGLMLLLAACGKSAQVPLQSWLGDAMEGPTPVSALIHAATMVTAGVYLIVRSGPIFDLAPGAQTGVVIVGAVTLLFGAIIGCAKDDIKKALAASTMSQIGYMVLAAGLGPAGYAFAIMHLLTHGFFKAGLFLGAGSVMHAMNDEVDMRRYGGLRKALPITFATFGLGYLAIIGVPPLAGFFSKDSIIEAALGAGGVRGVILGGAAILGAGITAFYMTRVMLMTFFGEPRWEEEAHPHEAPAVMTWPMILLAVGSVVSGGALAIGGTLSHWLEPVVGTHEAHHAIPAWVVTAVVLAVVAVGIAVAYRMYAQQPVPADVPDGSALTVAARRDLYGDAFNEAVFMRGGQTLTAALVTVDDKVVDGTAGGLAALLSRLSDGLRQLQTGFARSYALSMLAGAALLVATILAVRLW from the coding sequence ATGACGATTCCTGTGTGGCTGCTGATCGCCCTCCCTTCGGCCGGGGCGGCGATGCTGTTGTTGAGCGGCCGACGCTCCGACCGGTGGGGACACCTGCTGGGTTGCGCGACCGCACTCGGCGCGTTCGCCGTCGGGGCCGTGCTGTTCGCCCAGATGCTGGGCCGTCACGACGAGCACCGTGCGGTTCAGGAATCTCTGTTCTCCTGGGTTCCGGCGGCCGGCCTCCAGGTCGATTTCGGGCTGCAGCTCGACCAGCTGTCGGTGTGCTTCGTACTGTTGATCACCGGTGTGGGATCGCTGATCCACATCTACTCGATCGGCTATATGGCTCACGACCCCGACCGGCGGCGGTTCTTCGCCTACCTCAATCTGTTCCTGGCCGCCATGCTGCTGCTGGTTCTCGCGGACAACTACCTCGGCTTGTACGCCGGGTGGGAAGGCGTCGGCCTGGCCTCGTACCTGTTGATCGGGTTCTGGTCGCACAAACCCTCGGCCGCCGCGGCGGCCAAGAAGGCTTTCGTCGTCAACCGGGTCGGCGACATGGGCCTGGTCATCGCACTGATGATCATGTTCGCCGCCGTCGGGTCGATCTCGTTCGCCGGAGTCTTCAGCGCCGCACCGGCATTGGGGGAGAACACCCTCACTGCGATGGGTCTGATGCTGTTGTTGGCCGCGTGCGGCAAATCGGCCCAGGTGCCGCTGCAGTCCTGGCTGGGGGATGCGATGGAGGGCCCGACCCCGGTGTCCGCGCTGATCCACGCCGCCACCATGGTCACCGCCGGCGTCTATCTGATCGTGCGGTCCGGCCCGATTTTCGACCTGGCCCCCGGCGCCCAGACCGGCGTTGTCATCGTCGGCGCGGTCACGCTGCTGTTCGGGGCGATCATCGGTTGCGCCAAGGACGACATCAAGAAGGCACTGGCCGCATCCACGATGAGCCAGATCGGCTATATGGTGCTGGCCGCCGGGCTGGGGCCGGCCGGGTACGCATTCGCGATCATGCACCTACTCACCCACGGATTCTTCAAGGCCGGGTTGTTCCTCGGTGCCGGGTCGGTGATGCATGCCATGAACGACGAGGTCGACATGCGCCGCTATGGCGGGCTGCGCAAGGCACTGCCGATCACGTTCGCCACCTTCGGCCTCGGCTACCTGGCCATCATCGGGGTACCGCCGCTGGCCGGCTTCTTCTCCAAAGACAGCATCATCGAGGCAGCGCTGGGCGCCGGAGGTGTGCGGGGCGTGATCCTCGGCGGGGCCGCCATTCTCGGGGCCGGGATCACCGCGTTCTACATGACCCGGGTGATGCTGATGACGTTCTTCGGCGAACCGCGCTGGGAAGAAGAAGCGCATCCACACGAGGCTCCGGCCGTGATGACGTGGCCGATGATTCTGCTCGCGGTCGGCTCGGTGGTCTCCGGCGGTGCGCTGGCGATCGGCGGCACGCTGTCACATTGGTTGGAGCCGGTGGTCGGCACGCACGAGGCACACCACGCAATCCCGGCGTGGGTGGTCACCGCGGTGGTGCTGGCGGTCGTCGCGGTCGGTATCGCGGTGGCCTACCGGATGTATGCGCAGCAGCCGGTTCCGGCCGATGTGCCCGACGGTTCGGCGCTGACGGTGGCGGCCCGACGCGATCTGTACGGCGACGCATTCAACGAGGCGGTGTTCATGCGAGGCGGCCAGACGTTGACCGCGGCCCTGGTGACCGTCGATGACAAGGTGGTCGACGGGACGGCCGGGGGGCTGGCCGCTCTGCTCAGTCGATTATCGGATGGGTTGCGCCAGTTGCAGACCGGCTTCGCCCGCTCCTACGCGCTCTCGATGCTGGCCGGGGCGGCCCTGCTGGTGGCGACGATCCTGGCGGTGCGACTGTGGTGA
- the nuoN gene encoding NADH-quinone oxidoreductase subunit NuoN, with protein sequence MVTPSIEYGLLSPMLIVFGVGVAGVLVEAFLPRHGRYGTQVALALGGLVAAVVAVVLLARDLHGTTGRPAVMGAVVLDAPALFLQGTIALVGILGILLIAERQPVTESTSSRRGLDGFTPQASAVPGSVAEKLAAKAGAMQTEIFPLTMFAIGGMLLFPAADDLLTMFIALEVLSLPLYLLCGLARRRRLLSQEAALKYFLLGAFSSAFFLYGAAMLYGYAGTLDLNGIANAVITRAPNTPLALIGIALLLVGVLFKVGAVPFHSWIPDVYQGAPTAITAFMAAATKIAAFGALLRIFYVALPQLRDDWRPVLWAIAILTMVVGTLTAVTQTDVKRLLAYSAVAHSGFILTGVIAANQAGVSSTLFYLFAYGFSTLGAFAVVGLVRNPAGEEATSMAQWAGLGRRYPIVGAVFSLFLLAFAGIPLTSGFVSKFAVFKAAGEGGAIPLVIVGVLASAVAAYFYVRVIVLMFFTDPPEDAPEVVIPSGLTTAVITVTAAITFALGALPQPLLDLANNAETFLR encoded by the coding sequence ATGGTGACACCGAGCATCGAATACGGCCTGCTCTCCCCCATGCTGATCGTGTTCGGGGTGGGCGTGGCAGGTGTACTCGTCGAGGCCTTCCTGCCCCGGCACGGGCGTTACGGGACGCAAGTGGCCCTCGCGCTCGGCGGGTTGGTGGCCGCCGTGGTGGCGGTGGTGCTGCTGGCCCGAGACTTGCACGGCACCACCGGCAGGCCCGCGGTGATGGGCGCGGTGGTCCTGGACGCGCCTGCGTTGTTCCTGCAGGGCACCATCGCCCTGGTCGGCATACTGGGCATCCTGCTGATCGCCGAACGGCAGCCCGTAACCGAATCCACCAGCAGCAGGCGCGGTCTGGACGGTTTCACGCCACAGGCGTCGGCGGTACCTGGGAGTGTGGCCGAGAAGTTGGCCGCCAAGGCCGGGGCGATGCAGACCGAGATCTTTCCGCTGACCATGTTCGCCATCGGCGGCATGCTGCTGTTTCCGGCGGCCGATGACCTGTTGACGATGTTCATCGCACTGGAAGTCCTGTCACTGCCGCTGTACCTACTGTGCGGGCTGGCCCGTCGCCGGCGCCTGCTGTCGCAGGAGGCGGCACTGAAGTACTTTCTGCTGGGCGCATTCTCGTCGGCCTTCTTCCTGTACGGCGCGGCCATGCTGTACGGCTACGCCGGCACCCTGGACCTGAACGGGATCGCCAATGCGGTGATCACCCGAGCACCCAACACGCCGCTGGCGCTGATCGGCATCGCCCTGCTGCTGGTAGGCGTGTTGTTCAAAGTCGGTGCCGTTCCGTTTCATTCGTGGATCCCCGACGTGTATCAGGGCGCACCCACCGCGATCACCGCGTTCATGGCCGCGGCGACCAAGATCGCCGCGTTCGGTGCCTTGCTGCGCATCTTCTACGTCGCGTTACCTCAGTTGCGTGATGACTGGCGCCCGGTCCTGTGGGCGATCGCGATCCTGACCATGGTGGTCGGCACCCTCACCGCCGTCACCCAGACCGACGTCAAGCGGTTGCTGGCCTACTCCGCGGTGGCACACTCGGGGTTCATCCTCACCGGTGTCATCGCTGCCAACCAAGCCGGGGTGTCCTCGACGTTGTTCTACTTGTTCGCCTACGGATTCAGCACATTGGGTGCGTTCGCGGTCGTCGGCTTGGTGCGCAACCCCGCCGGCGAGGAAGCTACCTCGATGGCCCAATGGGCCGGGCTGGGCCGGCGCTATCCGATTGTCGGCGCGGTGTTTTCGCTGTTCCTACTGGCGTTCGCCGGGATTCCGCTGACCAGCGGATTCGTCAGCAAGTTCGCGGTGTTCAAAGCCGCCGGTGAAGGCGGGGCGATCCCGCTGGTCATCGTCGGCGTCCTCGCCAGCGCCGTGGCAGCCTATTTCTACGTGCGGGTGATCGTGCTCATGTTCTTTACCGACCCTCCCGAGGACGCACCCGAAGTCGTCATCCCGAGCGGGCTCACCACCGCCGTCATCACGGTTACCGCGGCCATCACGTTCGCGCTCGGTGCACTGCCTCAGCCGCTGCTCGATCTGGCGAACAATGCCGAGACCTTCCTACGCTGA
- the nuoI gene encoding NADH-quinone oxidoreductase subunit NuoI, translated as MSKRPKFLDALAGFAVTFGSMFKKPITEEYPEKPGPVAPRYHGRHQLNRYPDGLEKCIGCELCAWACPADAIFVEGADNTADERFSPGERYGRVYQINYLRCIGCGLCIEACPTRALTMTNQYEMADDNRADLIWGKDKLLAPLEPGMQPPPHDMAPGSTDDDYYLGRINPHPQDAQ; from the coding sequence ATGTCTAAGAGGCCCAAGTTCCTCGATGCCCTCGCCGGATTCGCGGTCACGTTCGGCTCGATGTTCAAAAAGCCGATCACCGAGGAGTATCCGGAGAAGCCGGGACCGGTGGCGCCGCGCTATCACGGCCGGCATCAACTCAACCGTTACCCCGACGGCCTGGAGAAGTGCATCGGCTGCGAATTGTGTGCGTGGGCCTGCCCAGCCGATGCCATCTTCGTCGAAGGCGCCGACAACACTGCCGATGAACGCTTCTCGCCTGGCGAACGCTACGGGCGCGTGTACCAGATCAACTACCTCCGCTGCATCGGATGCGGATTGTGCATCGAGGCCTGCCCGACGCGTGCCCTGACCATGACCAACCAATACGAGATGGCCGACGACAATCGGGCAGATCTGATCTGGGGCAAGGACAAACTGCTTGCTCCGCTGGAACCCGGCATGCAGCCGCCGCCGCATGACATGGCACCCGGCAGCACCGACGACGACTACTACCTCGGCCGGATCAACCCGCACCCGCAGGATGCCCAGTGA
- the nuoK gene encoding NADH-quinone oxidoreductase subunit NuoK, whose protein sequence is MNPDNYLYLSVLLFTIGASGVLLRRNAMVMFMCVELMLNAANLAFVAFSRMHGQLDGQVVAFFTMVVAACEVVVGLAIIMTIFRTRHSASVDAASLLKH, encoded by the coding sequence GTGAATCCCGATAACTACCTGTACCTGTCGGTGCTGTTGTTCACGATCGGCGCCTCCGGAGTGCTGTTGCGGCGCAACGCCATGGTCATGTTCATGTGCGTCGAGCTCATGCTGAATGCGGCCAACCTGGCGTTCGTGGCGTTCTCCCGCATGCACGGTCAGCTCGACGGCCAGGTGGTGGCGTTCTTCACCATGGTGGTCGCCGCGTGCGAGGTGGTCGTGGGCCTGGCCATCATCATGACCATCTTCCGTACCCGCCATTCGGCCTCGGTCGACGCCGCCAGCCTGCTGAAGCACTAA
- a CDS encoding NADH-quinone oxidoreductase subunit J — MAEHISWLAAETGARTSTSEAVLFWILGTVAVLGAIGVVAAPKAVYSAVFLASTMIALAVLYIAQDALFLGVVQVVVYTGAVMMLFLFVLMLIGVDLSESLAETIRGQRLATLAVGTGFGILLIAGIGSVSVSGFTGLAQANSGGNVEGLAALIFVRYLWAFELTSTLLITAALGAMVLAHRERFEHRKTQRERAEERFQAGGHPTPLPNPGVYARHNAVDVPARLPDGSDAALSVSAILPRRTVNDPADSKG, encoded by the coding sequence CTGGCCGAGCACATTTCGTGGCTCGCCGCCGAAACCGGGGCCCGCACGTCGACATCGGAGGCGGTCCTGTTCTGGATCCTCGGTACCGTCGCGGTGCTCGGCGCGATCGGGGTGGTGGCCGCCCCGAAAGCGGTGTACTCCGCGGTGTTCTTGGCCTCCACCATGATCGCGCTTGCGGTGCTCTACATCGCCCAGGACGCCCTGTTCCTCGGCGTCGTTCAGGTGGTGGTCTACACCGGCGCGGTGATGATGCTGTTCCTGTTCGTGCTGATGCTCATCGGCGTCGACCTGTCCGAATCGCTCGCCGAAACGATACGCGGCCAACGTCTTGCGACACTCGCGGTCGGTACCGGGTTCGGCATCCTGTTGATCGCCGGGATCGGCAGCGTGTCTGTCAGCGGATTCACCGGGCTGGCCCAAGCCAACAGCGGCGGCAACGTGGAAGGTCTGGCCGCCCTGATCTTCGTCCGGTACCTGTGGGCATTCGAATTGACCAGCACACTCCTCATCACCGCGGCACTGGGCGCAATGGTGCTCGCACACCGGGAACGCTTCGAGCACCGCAAGACCCAGCGCGAGCGGGCCGAGGAACGGTTCCAGGCCGGAGGCCATCCGACCCCGTTGCCCAATCCCGGGGTCTACGCACGGCACAACGCGGTCGATGTCCCGGCACGGCTACCCGACGGCTCCGATGCGGCGTTGTCGGTCAGCGCGATACTTCCGCGACGCACGGTCAATGACCCGGCGGACTCGAAGGGGTGA
- a CDS encoding NADH-quinone oxidoreductase subunit M — protein sequence MVSTFPWLTALWATPTVGAAVVMLLPAAQRTLAKWLALVISLAALGLAAVIAVGFDPAGEQYQFVESRRWIPSFGTGYILGVDGIALALVVLTAVLLPLLIVAGWNDADRQTGLGGRGVHAYLALTLAVQGMVFMSLVALDILLFYVFFEAMLIPMYFLIGGFGGENRSRAAVKFLLYNLFGGLVMLGAVIGLYVVTAGSDAFGSGTFDFRAIVAAVSSGQLVINPAVANFLFLGFMFAFAVKAPLWPFHRWLPDAAVQATPASAVLMMAIMDKVGTFGMLRYCLPLFPDASTYFRPLVITLAVIGIIYGAVLAIGQTDVMRLIAYTSISHFGFIILGIFVMTSQGQAGSTLYMINHGISTAALFLIAGFLVSRRGSRLIDAYGGVQKVAPVLAGTFLVAGLATLSLPGLAPFISEFLVLIGTFTRYPVVAVFAATALVLSAVYILWMYQRMMTGPVRDGIADGERRVSDLVPRELVVVAPLIALLLVLGIYPKPALDVINPAVQHTLTTIGQSDPPPQVLPEMAEGVR from the coding sequence GTGGTGAGCACGTTTCCGTGGCTGACGGCGTTGTGGGCCACCCCGACTGTGGGGGCCGCCGTGGTGATGCTGCTGCCCGCCGCACAGCGGACGCTGGCGAAATGGCTGGCATTGGTGATCTCGTTGGCGGCACTGGGCCTGGCCGCCGTGATTGCCGTCGGCTTCGATCCCGCCGGCGAGCAGTACCAGTTCGTCGAATCCCGCCGCTGGATACCGTCGTTCGGCACCGGCTACATCCTCGGCGTGGACGGAATCGCCCTGGCTCTGGTGGTGCTCACCGCGGTGCTGCTGCCCCTGCTCATCGTCGCAGGCTGGAATGACGCCGATCGCCAGACCGGGCTCGGTGGCCGCGGAGTGCACGCCTACCTGGCATTGACGCTGGCCGTGCAGGGCATGGTGTTCATGTCCCTGGTGGCCCTGGACATCCTGCTGTTCTACGTGTTCTTCGAGGCCATGCTGATCCCGATGTACTTCTTGATCGGCGGCTTCGGTGGTGAGAACCGGTCGCGCGCGGCGGTGAAGTTCCTGCTGTACAACCTGTTCGGCGGACTCGTCATGCTGGGCGCTGTGATCGGCCTGTACGTGGTGACCGCGGGCAGCGACGCATTCGGCTCGGGCACCTTCGATTTCCGCGCGATCGTCGCCGCGGTATCGTCGGGCCAGCTGGTGATCAACCCCGCGGTGGCGAACTTCCTGTTCCTGGGTTTCATGTTCGCGTTCGCCGTCAAGGCTCCGCTGTGGCCGTTTCACCGGTGGTTGCCGGATGCCGCCGTGCAGGCCACCCCGGCCAGCGCGGTGCTGATGATGGCAATCATGGACAAGGTGGGCACCTTCGGCATGCTGCGCTACTGCCTGCCGTTGTTCCCCGATGCCTCAACGTATTTCCGTCCGCTGGTCATCACCCTCGCGGTGATCGGCATCATCTACGGCGCGGTCCTGGCGATCGGGCAGACCGATGTGATGCGCTTGATCGCCTACACATCGATCTCGCACTTCGGTTTCATCATCCTGGGCATCTTCGTGATGACCAGTCAGGGCCAGGCCGGGTCGACGCTGTACATGATCAACCACGGGATCTCCACGGCCGCACTGTTCCTGATCGCCGGATTCCTGGTGTCACGGCGCGGTTCCCGGTTGATCGACGCCTATGGCGGCGTGCAGAAGGTGGCCCCGGTACTCGCCGGAACGTTCCTGGTGGCCGGGCTCGCGACCTTGTCACTCCCGGGCCTGGCCCCGTTCATCAGTGAATTCCTGGTTCTCATCGGCACATTCACGCGCTATCCGGTGGTCGCGGTGTTCGCCGCCACCGCACTGGTGCTGTCGGCGGTGTACATCCTGTGGATGTACCAACGGATGATGACCGGCCCGGTCCGCGATGGGATCGCCGACGGCGAGCGCCGGGTCAGCGACCTGGTACCTCGCGAACTCGTCGTGGTGGCCCCCTTGATTGCACTGCTGCTGGTGCTGGGCATCTACCCCAAACCCGCGCTGGACGTGATCAATCCGGCCGTCCAGCACACGTTGACCACCATCGGACAGAGCGATCCGCCACCGCAGGTGTTACCCGAGATGGCAGAGGGGGTCCGCTGA